From the genome of Streptomyces sp. NBC_00659, one region includes:
- a CDS encoding DEAD/DEAH box helicase has product MSVSSTDHIVVPENNENDDAVEAIEVIETVEAVESAPELTFSDLGLPEGVVRKLAQNGVTSPFPIQAATIPDALAGKDILGRGRTGSGKTLSFGLPTLAQLAGGHTEKKKPRAVILTPTRELAMQVADALQPYGDVLGLKMKVVCGGTSMGNQIYALERGVDVLVATPGRLRDIINRGACSLENTQIAVLDEADQMSDLGFLPEVTELLDQIPAGGQRMLFSATMENEISTLVKRYLTNPVTHEVDSAQGNVTTMSHHILIVKPKDKAPVTAAIASRKGRTIIFVRTQLGADRIAEQLRDAGVKADALHGGMTQGARTRTLADFKDGYVNALVATDVAARGIHVDGIDLVLNVDPAGDHKDYLHRSGRTARAGRSGTVVSLSLPHQRRQIFRLMEDAGVDAARHIINSGTAFEPEVAEITGARSMTEVQAQSAGDAAQQAEREVTQLTKELERAQRRAVELRGEADRLVARAARERGEDPEVAVAAAAEAAAEQAVVEAPAAETVAAEPAERPAYEPRQRRDERGNYERRDNDRGGFRRDDNRSGGGFNRDDRGGRSFERRDDNRSGGGFNRDNRSGGGFNRDDRGGRSFERRDDNRSGGGFNRDNRSGGGFNRDDRGGRSFERRDDNRSGGGFNRDNRSGGGFNRDDRGGRSFERRDDNRSGGGFNRDDRGGRSFERRDDNRSGGHRGSDRPFNRDRQGDRPAGGGFRSGHDRPTGRRDDHRTTGTGTAPGSFRRDEKPRWKRNG; this is encoded by the coding sequence ATGTCTGTTTCCAGTACTGACCACATCGTCGTGCCCGAGAACAACGAGAACGACGACGCGGTCGAGGCCATCGAGGTCATCGAGACCGTCGAGGCCGTCGAGTCCGCCCCCGAGCTCACGTTCTCCGACCTCGGTCTTCCCGAGGGCGTCGTCCGCAAGCTCGCGCAGAACGGCGTGACCAGCCCGTTCCCGATCCAGGCCGCGACCATCCCGGACGCCCTGGCCGGCAAGGACATCCTCGGCCGCGGCCGCACCGGCTCCGGCAAGACCCTCTCCTTCGGTCTGCCGACCCTGGCGCAGCTCGCCGGCGGCCACACCGAGAAGAAGAAGCCGCGCGCCGTCATCCTCACGCCGACCCGTGAGCTGGCCATGCAGGTCGCCGACGCGCTGCAGCCCTACGGCGACGTCCTCGGCCTGAAGATGAAGGTCGTCTGCGGCGGTACGTCGATGGGCAACCAGATCTACGCCCTGGAGCGCGGCGTCGACGTCCTCGTCGCCACCCCGGGCCGTCTGCGCGACATCATCAACCGCGGCGCCTGCTCGCTGGAGAACACCCAGATCGCCGTCCTCGACGAGGCCGACCAGATGTCGGACCTGGGCTTCCTGCCCGAGGTCACCGAGCTGCTCGACCAGATCCCGGCCGGCGGCCAGCGCATGCTGTTCTCCGCCACGATGGAGAACGAGATCTCCACGCTGGTCAAGCGCTACCTGACCAACCCGGTGACGCACGAGGTCGACAGCGCCCAGGGCAACGTCACGACCATGTCGCACCACATCCTCATCGTGAAGCCCAAGGACAAGGCGCCGGTCACGGCCGCGATCGCGTCCCGCAAGGGCCGCACGATCATCTTCGTCCGTACCCAGCTCGGCGCCGACCGCATCGCGGAGCAGCTCCGCGACGCCGGTGTGAAGGCCGACGCGCTGCACGGCGGCATGACGCAGGGCGCCCGTACGCGGACGCTGGCCGACTTCAAGGACGGTTACGTCAACGCGCTCGTCGCGACCGACGTCGCCGCCCGCGGTATCCACGTCGACGGCATCGACCTGGTCCTGAACGTGGACCCGGCCGGCGACCACAAGGACTACCTGCACCGCTCCGGCCGTACCGCTCGCGCGGGCCGCTCCGGCACCGTCGTGTCGCTGTCGCTGCCGCACCAGCGCCGCCAGATCTTCCGGCTGATGGAGGACGCGGGCGTCGACGCCGCGCGTCACATCATCAACTCGGGTACGGCCTTCGAGCCCGAGGTCGCCGAGATCACCGGCGCCCGTTCGATGACCGAGGTCCAGGCGCAGTCCGCGGGCGACGCCGCCCAGCAGGCCGAGCGTGAGGTCACGCAGCTCACCAAGGAGCTGGAGCGCGCGCAGCGCCGTGCCGTCGAGCTGCGCGGCGAGGCCGACCGTCTGGTCGCCCGTGCCGCGCGTGAGCGGGGCGAGGACCCGGAGGTGGCCGTCGCCGCCGCTGCCGAGGCCGCGGCCGAGCAGGCCGTCGTCGAGGCTCCGGCCGCCGAGACCGTCGCCGCCGAGCCGGCCGAGCGTCCCGCGTACGAGCCGCGTCAGCGCCGTGACGAGCGGGGCAACTACGAGCGTCGTGACAACGACCGTGGTGGTTTCCGCCGTGACGACAACCGCAGCGGTGGCGGCTTCAACCGCGATGACCGTGGCGGCCGTTCTTTCGAGCGTCGTGACGACAACCGCAGTGGTGGCGGCTTCAACCGTGACAACCGCAGCGGTGGCGGCTTCAACCGCGATGACCGTGGCGGCCGTTCTTTCGAGCGTCGTGACGACAACCGCAGTGGTGGCGGCTTCAACCGTGACAACCGCAGCGGTGGCGGCTTCAACCGCGATGACCGTGGCGGCCGTTCTTTCGAGCGTCGTGACGACAACCGCAGCGGTGGCGGCTTCAACCGTGACAACCGCAGTGGTGGCGGCTTCAACCGCGATGACCGTGGCGGCCGTTCTTTCGAGCGTCGTGACGACAACCGCAGTGGTGGCGGCTTCAACCGTGACGACCGTGGCGGCCGTTCCTTCGAGCGCCGTGACGACAACCGCAGCGGTGGCCACCGGGGCAGCGACCGTCCCTTCAACCGTGACCGCCAGGGTGACCGTCCCGCGGGCGGCGGTTTCCGCTCCGGCCACGACCGCCCGACCGGCCGTCGCGACGACCACCGCACGACCGGCACCGGCACCGCTCCCGGTTCGTTCCGCCGTGACGAGAAGCCGCGCTGGAAGCGCAACGGCTGA